The following proteins are co-located in the Armatimonadota bacterium genome:
- a CDS encoding type IV pilus twitching motility protein PilT, producing MQQQAAAPPLEGAGKPRPIDDLHIDALLEIVVDRNCSDLHICTASEPVIREDGALKRLNFEKFDAAQTQRMMYEIISDDQIQRFESTLELDFSYALPRGRARFRVNLYRDKGAVAAAFRLISSRIPTVRELNLPPLLDQLTERPRGLILVTGPTGSGKSTSLAAMINHINANSAVHIITIEDPIEYLHSHKQSLINQREVGQDTKSFNNALRAALREDPDVLLVGEMRDVETISLAITAAETGHLVFATLHTNNAAESIDRIVDVFPPGQQEQIRVQLANNLVAIVSQQLLPRASGPGRVPVNEIMLATPAIRNLIREGKTHQIPSTIQTSGNLGMFTMDQCLRDLYMKGVITLDEAMSRCQNQDELKKMISTTGAGVPGGTPPPRR from the coding sequence CACTGCTTGAGATCGTGGTAGATCGCAACTGCTCCGACCTTCACATTTGCACCGCCAGCGAGCCTGTGATCCGTGAAGATGGTGCTTTGAAGCGACTGAACTTCGAAAAGTTTGATGCCGCGCAAACCCAGCGGATGATGTACGAAATCATCTCGGATGATCAGATTCAGCGATTCGAATCGACATTGGAGCTCGACTTCTCGTACGCACTTCCTCGAGGACGAGCACGATTCCGTGTGAACCTTTACCGAGACAAGGGCGCGGTTGCTGCTGCGTTCCGTTTGATTTCGAGCCGAATTCCAACAGTTCGCGAATTGAACCTCCCGCCGCTGCTTGATCAGCTCACCGAGCGACCTCGTGGCTTGATTCTGGTTACAGGTCCGACCGGTTCCGGTAAGTCGACTTCGCTCGCTGCGATGATCAACCACATCAACGCGAACTCGGCCGTTCACATCATCACGATTGAAGACCCGATCGAATACCTCCACTCGCACAAGCAGTCGCTGATCAACCAGCGTGAAGTTGGGCAAGATACCAAGAGCTTCAACAACGCTCTGCGTGCAGCGCTACGTGAAGACCCAGACGTCTTGCTCGTCGGTGAAATGCGTGACGTGGAAACGATCAGCTTGGCGATCACCGCAGCTGAAACGGGCCACTTGGTTTTCGCAACTCTCCACACCAACAACGCTGCGGAATCGATTGACCGTATCGTTGACGTTTTCCCTCCAGGACAGCAGGAACAAATCCGAGTTCAGCTTGCCAACAACTTGGTTGCGATTGTTTCGCAGCAGCTGTTGCCGCGAGCCAGTGGGCCGGGCCGTGTGCCAGTCAACGAAATCATGTTGGCCACCCCTGCGATCCGAAACCTTATCCGTGAAGGTAAAACTCACCAAATTCCTTCGACGATTCAGACCAGCGGAAACTTGGGCATGTTCACCATGGACCAATGCTTGCGCGATCTGTACATGAAGGGTGTCATCACTCTGGACGAAGCGATGAGCCGATGCCAGAACCAAGACGAACTGAAGAAGATGATTTCCACCACTGGGGCTGGTGTCCCTGGCGGAACACCTCCTCCACGACGCTAA